The Chitinophaga caeni genome segment AACCCCCGCTCTCTACACTGAATTCAGATTACGATTAAAATTGTTCTCAATGTCTTATATTATGGAATATGGTTTCCTTTCTTCCCGCGAGAGCTATCCCAACTACTACACTTGTTACTTTTGTAATCATAGTTTTAAAGTTTTGAATTATTACCATTGTCGCCAATGAGAAGAAAGTCAATACTCCAACTAAGGATATTGCAAATTCAACTGTCAAAGTAACCTTTAAACTCAGTTTCTTCTGTTTCTTTTTCGGAAACTATATTTTCAATGAACACAGTCATTTTAAGCTGACCGCCAACTCTCAAATATACGCAATAACCTTCTATATGCAAGGATGCCAAGTGTCTTTCTGTTAACCTCAATAAATAGTTGTTTTTAAGTGCCTTGCTTTGGTATTATCAGATTTTATCTATTGCGTATTTTGTATAACTTTCTTAGATTTGCTTTGGCAGATAATACAAAATACGCAGTATGGAGGTTGTTGATTTTTCTGGTTTTGATTTTCGGGAAGGTAGACACAAAGGTGCCGCAGTTATTTGGATGGATTTCAAATATGACCGGGCAAAGATTGATTTGGTCAAATCGCTGAAAGGCAGGTGGAGCAGGTCTGAAAAGTGCTGGTATGTGCCGGACAAAACCCATTTCCGCACACTGCTCGGGATGGAAATCCCACCGGTTGGCAAAGGGGGATTGTCCAAATTGTCACTCGTGAATGCTCGGGAGTTGCAACGCATGAAAGAGGTATTGCAGATGAAAGCCTACAGCCCGTCGACCACAAAGACATACATGGTAGAATTTGCACAACTACTGTATATTTTGAAAGATGTGCCCGTTGATTCGCTCGGCTACGACCGTCTCCGTGCTTACATCCTTTATTGCATCAATACATTGAAGATTTCGGAAAGCCAGCTGCACAGCAGGCTCAACGCCATCAAATTCTATTTTGAACAGGTGCTCCATAAACCGGATTTCTTTGCCGAAATTCCACGGCCGAAGAAGCCATCCACTTTGCCAAAAATGCTGAGCCAAAAGGAAGTAAAACGGATATTCAACACGGTACAAAACCTGAAGCATTTGCTGATGCTGCAACTGTGCTACGGAATGGGATTGCGAGTAAGTGAGGTTGTCAATCTGAAAGTGAGTGACATCGACAGTGGACGGATGCAGGTACTCATCGAAGCGGACAAAGGAAAGAAAGACCGGTATGTACCGCTACCGTCCGCAGTGCTTGATTTGCTGCGGGAATATTATAAAGCGTACCATCCTAAAACTTGCCTTTTTGAAGGTCAGTACGGTGGGCGGTATTCCGTCCGCAGTGTCCAGGCGGTGTTCAAGAATGCGATGAAAGCCGCAAAGGTAAACAAGCCGATAGGGATACACGGTTTGCGGCATAGCTACGCCACGCATTTACTGGAATACGGCACGGACATGTCATTCATACAGCAGCTACTTGGTCACAATGACATCAAGACCACGATGCTTTATGCAAAAGTCGGCAACGCGCAACTGAATGCAATCAAAAGTCCGTTGGACAGGATGTTGTAGCTACAGATTTAAGGATTATCGCAATGGGATTAAATTACTTCAAAAGTAGAATGCGCTTCGATTTTTCCCCGCATCCGTTTGATGTGGGCAATATACTTGGTTTGAAAAGAGGGTATGGCAACAACCATTTCCTTGATCCGATAATTGCCCTTTAGAATCTTTATAAACGTAAAGATGCTGCGCCGCTCAAATCAACCATCTACCCATAAAAAAAGAGCCAAGGAACACCTTGACTCTCTATTTTGTACCGCGTACGGGAATCGAACCCGTGATTCCTCCGTGAAAGAGAGGCGTCTTAACCCCTTGACCAACGCGGCGTCGATCAATTCGTTTGATATTTTTCGAACGTAGAGCCGGGGCATGCCTTGGCTCTACGTTCCCCATTCTGTACCGCGTACGGGAATCGAACCCGTGATTCCTCCGTGAAAGAGAGGCGTCTTAACCCCTTGACCAACGCGGCGTCGATCAATTTATTTGAAATTTTTTCGAACGTAGAGCCAAGGTATGCCTTAACTCTACGTCTCCATTCTGTACCGCGTACGGGAATCGAACCCGTGATTCCTCCGTGAAAGAGAGGCGTCTTAACCCCTTGACCAACGCGGCGGTTTGATTATGGGATTGCAAAGGTAATACTCTATCCGATATTTCCAAAAAAAAATCTGTTTACAGAAATTTCTATTGATTTATCGCGGGTTTGCTTGTAAATTCGCTACTCAATTTTTTCAAATCAAATCACAGTGTAAAATGGGAACTTCTCTTAAAATTGGTATTAACGGTTTCGGCCGTATCGGTCGTTTGGTGTTTCGCCAAATCTATAACATGCCAGGTATCGACGTGGTAGCCATCAACGACTTGACTAGCCCTAAACAATTAGCGCACTTGCTGAAGTATGACTCAGCCCAAGGTCGATTTGAATCAGAAGTAAAGCATACTGATAAGTCTATCATCGTAAATGGTGAAGAAGTAAACATATATGCACAAAAAGATCCTTCGCAAATTCCTTGGAAAGAACATGGTATCGATGTCGTGATCGAATGTACCGGCTTCTTCGCTGACAAAGATAAAGCTATGGCGCACATTACCGCTGGTGCTAAAAGGGTCGTAATCTCCGCTCCTGCCACCGGTGACCTGAAAACGGTTGTTTTCAATGTAAACCACTCTATCCTCGATGGTAGCGAACAAGTAATCTCTTGCGCTTCTTGTACTACTAACTGCCTTGCGCCGATGGCTCAAGTGCTGGATGACAAATTCGGTATCGAAGTTGGTACTATGACTACTGTTCACGCTTATACTAACGACCAAAACACCCTGGATGCTCCACATCCTAAAGGTGACTTGCGCCGTGCCCGCGCTGCTGCTGCGAACATCGTTCCGAACAGCACCGGTGCCGCTAAAGCGATCGGCTTAGTATTACCTAGCTTGAAAGGTAAATTGGACGGTAATGCTCAAAGGGTGCCTACAATCACCGGTTCTTTAACCGAGTTGACTTGTATCCTGAAAGCTAAAGTTACTACCGAAGAAGTGAATGCTGCTATGAAAGCTGCTTCTAACGAGTCTTTCGGTTACAATGAAGATGACATCGTAAGCAGCGATATCATCGGTATCCGTTTCGGTTCCTTGTTCGATTCTACCCAAACAAAAGTGTTGACCGTAGGTGACAAACAATTGGTGAAAACTGTTAGCTGGTATGACAACGAAATGAGCTATGTATCTCAATTGGTACGTACAGTTCATTATTTCGCTGGCTTGATCCAGAAATAATATTTATTCTTGCGAGGTAAGGTGCCGTTTCCACCGGTACCTTACTCCTTCATACACCACCGCGCAAACACCTTTTCCTGGAGCTACGCCAACCTCTTTACCTGCGTAATCCTCCCGGAGGATGGCGATTCCGCGGTTTTTTGTATTCATGTTATAAACTGGTAAACGTTATTTTATGAGCCAATTCTCCAGCTACAACTTCAATGGCCAGAAAGCACTGGTTCGCGTTGACTTCAACGTACCTCTCAACGAGCAATTCGAGATTACCGACGATACCCGCATGCGTGCTGCTATTCCCACCATCCAAAAAATATTGAAAGATGGCGGCGCCGTTA includes the following:
- a CDS encoding tyrosine-type recombinase/integrase; this translates as MEVVDFSGFDFREGRHKGAAVIWMDFKYDRAKIDLVKSLKGRWSRSEKCWYVPDKTHFRTLLGMEIPPVGKGGLSKLSLVNARELQRMKEVLQMKAYSPSTTKTYMVEFAQLLYILKDVPVDSLGYDRLRAYILYCINTLKISESQLHSRLNAIKFYFEQVLHKPDFFAEIPRPKKPSTLPKMLSQKEVKRIFNTVQNLKHLLMLQLCYGMGLRVSEVVNLKVSDIDSGRMQVLIEADKGKKDRYVPLPSAVLDLLREYYKAYHPKTCLFEGQYGGRYSVRSVQAVFKNAMKAAKVNKPIGIHGLRHSYATHLLEYGTDMSFIQQLLGHNDIKTTMLYAKVGNAQLNAIKSPLDRML
- the gap gene encoding type I glyceraldehyde-3-phosphate dehydrogenase, whose amino-acid sequence is MGTSLKIGINGFGRIGRLVFRQIYNMPGIDVVAINDLTSPKQLAHLLKYDSAQGRFESEVKHTDKSIIVNGEEVNIYAQKDPSQIPWKEHGIDVVIECTGFFADKDKAMAHITAGAKRVVISAPATGDLKTVVFNVNHSILDGSEQVISCASCTTNCLAPMAQVLDDKFGIEVGTMTTVHAYTNDQNTLDAPHPKGDLRRARAAAANIVPNSTGAAKAIGLVLPSLKGKLDGNAQRVPTITGSLTELTCILKAKVTTEEVNAAMKAASNESFGYNEDDIVSSDIIGIRFGSLFDSTQTKVLTVGDKQLVKTVSWYDNEMSYVSQLVRTVHYFAGLIQK